Proteins from a single region of Mucilaginibacter daejeonensis:
- a CDS encoding DUF1345 domain-containing protein codes for MSATPNNTRKAPFRFDAHHRLILALVVGVIAGYTFSSLLPGTEAILMTWICFAISLIIPEWITILSAHPRDVRHYASIQDSSRTFIFLFVVGGTLISLLSIFFLMRSPENASPSQVTFHVCMTIGSVITSWWLVHTAFTLRYAHVFYDTRDDNGKKVNAGGLRFPEECEPDYMDLVYFSFNLGVAFQVSDVATTSPRMRRLVWMHSLIAFVFNTAIVALSINITSELLSKH; via the coding sequence ATGTCAGCTACCCCGAACAATACCCGTAAAGCACCATTCCGTTTCGACGCACATCACCGCCTGATCCTGGCGCTTGTGGTGGGCGTTATAGCAGGCTATACCTTCTCGAGCCTGCTCCCTGGTACCGAAGCCATTTTAATGACCTGGATATGCTTTGCCATATCGCTGATCATCCCAGAGTGGATCACGATACTGAGCGCGCACCCACGTGATGTAAGGCATTATGCTTCGATCCAAGATTCCAGCCGGACGTTCATATTCCTTTTTGTGGTGGGCGGCACGCTGATCAGCCTGCTATCGATATTCTTTTTAATGCGATCGCCTGAGAACGCCAGCCCATCCCAGGTCACCTTTCACGTGTGCATGACCATTGGCTCGGTGATCACTTCGTGGTGGCTGGTGCATACGGCATTCACGCTGCGTTATGCCCACGTTTTTTACGACACCCGCGACGATAACGGCAAGAAAGTAAATGCCGGCGGTTTGCGCTTTCCCGAAGAATGCGAACCGGACTACATGGACCTGGTATATTTTTCGTTCAATCTTGGCGTAGCGTTCCAGGTGTCTGATGTGGCTACCACCAGTCCACGTATGCGCAGGCTGGTGTGGATGCACAGTTTGATCGCGTTCGTGTTCAATACGGCTATCGTGGCTCTGAGCATCAATATCACCTCAGAGTTGCTGTCAAAGCATTGA
- a CDS encoding response regulator, which yields MSKRILVLDDNQDILEVVNEVLSYENFEVHTTSTSQNILEVAHEYHPDLVILDYLLQDGNGGDICKQLKADEKLSNIPVIIFSAYINRDVDYPAFGCEAVIPKPFDLDELVNKVNDLTKQN from the coding sequence ATGTCGAAACGCATTTTAGTGCTGGATGATAACCAGGATATCCTGGAAGTGGTGAACGAAGTGCTTTCGTACGAGAACTTTGAGGTACACACCACCTCAACAAGTCAGAACATTTTAGAAGTAGCTCATGAATATCACCCCGACCTGGTGATACTCGATTATCTGTTGCAGGACGGCAACGGCGGCGATATATGTAAACAGCTTAAAGCCGACGAAAAATTGAGCAACATTCCCGTGATCATCTTCTCAGCTTACATTAACCGCGACGTGGATTACCCGGCTTTTGGCTGTGAGGCAGTGATCCCAAAACCATTCGACCTCGATGAACTGGTGAACAAGGTGAACGACCTGACCAAGCAGAACTGA
- a CDS encoding PleD family two-component system response regulator, with translation MKKKIMIIEEDVIELNRLSLLLGFRGYEVCPLHRSYKVFTEITRCEPDIILLDAELSSMDSAVVSRALSTMNQTRDIPVVMIAVEQGEENITYCIRKKGHNLTRRGDLDVMLDDLGLAMAS, from the coding sequence ATGAAGAAGAAGATCATGATCATTGAAGAGGACGTGATAGAACTGAACCGTTTATCACTGCTGCTGGGTTTCAGAGGGTATGAGGTATGTCCGCTGCACCGCTCATATAAAGTATTCACAGAGATCACACGGTGCGAGCCCGACATTATTTTGCTGGATGCAGAACTGTCATCTATGGATAGTGCAGTGGTATCACGGGCATTGAGCACCATGAACCAGACACGTGATATACCGGTGGTTATGATCGCGGTGGAGCAAGGCGAGGAAAACATCACCTATTGCATCAGGAAAAAAGGTCATAACCTGACCAGGAGAGGCGACCTTGATGTGATGTTAGATGATCTGGGTTTAGCAATGGCCAGCTAA
- a CDS encoding PspC domain-containing protein codes for MIQRILTFFERYSFGVCTYLGERFNVSIAKIRLFFIYSSFLAVGFPLAFYFFAGIVLDVRNYIKRMHARVMDW; via the coding sequence ATGATACAGCGGATATTGACCTTTTTTGAGCGCTACTCCTTTGGAGTATGCACTTATCTCGGCGAGCGCTTCAACGTTTCCATTGCCAAGATACGCCTGTTCTTTATCTACTCGTCGTTCCTGGCGGTAGGTTTCCCTTTGGCTTTCTATTTTTTTGCCGGCATAGTGCTTGATGTGCGCAACTACATCAAACGTATGCACGCCCGGGTAATGGATTGGTGA
- a CDS encoding DUF2851 family protein encodes MLLTEDLLHYVWKFKLFDRTDLRTTAGEPIEILNAGIHNFNSGPDFQNARLKIGDTVWAGNVEIHTSPGDWLKHGHDTDDAYNNVILHVVHQGDHPIVTAAGRVLPALELQGRIPEDLYLRYHQLIYGLKRTIPCESAIGTVSEMTLHNWLTRMTIERLQDKAAAVIRTLEVNRGNWEETFYQHLAANFGFKINALPFELLARSLPQTILAKHKNNGLQVEALIFGQAGMLTDDLTEEYPVRLRTEYAFLQKKYSLRPIEQHLWKFMRLRPSNFPTIRLAQFAALTVASSHLFSKVLETSSVAELRKLFSNIVVNDYWKDHYRFGKESKPSSKNLGGSSVDLLLLNTVAVCLFAYGDHLKLEKYVDQALKLLENLPLEHNNIVNDFKAMGVKANNAFASQALIQLKNKYCDHKKCLNCGIGNQILNTNRS; translated from the coding sequence GTGTTACTCACCGAAGACCTGTTGCATTACGTATGGAAATTCAAGCTGTTCGACCGGACAGATCTGCGCACCACCGCGGGCGAACCGATCGAGATCCTGAACGCGGGTATCCATAACTTCAATTCAGGTCCTGATTTTCAAAATGCCCGGTTGAAGATAGGCGATACGGTTTGGGCGGGTAATGTGGAGATCCATACCTCGCCGGGCGACTGGCTGAAACATGGACATGATACCGATGATGCCTACAATAACGTGATCCTGCATGTGGTGCATCAGGGAGATCACCCTATCGTAACAGCAGCGGGCCGGGTATTACCTGCCTTGGAACTGCAGGGCCGTATACCTGAAGATCTGTATCTGCGCTACCATCAACTTATTTATGGGTTGAAGAGGACCATTCCCTGCGAAAGCGCTATCGGCACAGTAAGCGAGATGACCCTGCATAACTGGCTTACCCGCATGACGATAGAACGCTTGCAGGACAAGGCCGCAGCAGTGATCCGTACGCTTGAGGTGAACAGAGGCAACTGGGAGGAGACCTTCTACCAGCATCTTGCCGCTAACTTTGGCTTTAAGATCAATGCACTGCCGTTCGAGTTGTTGGCCCGGTCGTTACCGCAAACCATATTGGCCAAGCACAAGAACAATGGTTTGCAGGTAGAAGCCCTGATCTTTGGCCAGGCGGGTATGCTGACCGATGACCTAACGGAAGAGTATCCGGTACGATTACGCACGGAGTATGCTTTCCTCCAAAAGAAATATAGCCTGCGACCGATCGAGCAGCACTTATGGAAGTTCATGCGCTTGCGCCCGTCCAATTTCCCGACCATCAGGCTGGCACAGTTCGCGGCACTTACCGTGGCATCCAGTCATTTGTTCTCTAAAGTGTTAGAGACCAGCAGTGTTGCCGAATTGCGCAAACTTTTTAGTAATATTGTTGTAAATGATTATTGGAAAGATCATTACAGGTTCGGGAAGGAAAGCAAACCATCTTCAAAGAACCTGGGCGGTTCATCTGTTGATCTTTTGTTGCTGAATACCGTTGCTGTATGTTTGTTCGCTTACGGTGATCATTTGAAGCTTGAAAAGTATGTTGACCAGGCTTTGAAGCTGCTTGAGAATCTGCCGCTCGAGCACAACAACATCGTGAACGACTTTAAGGCAATGGGAGTTAAAGCTAACAATGCATTTGCATCGCAGGCGCTGATCCAGTTAAAGAACAAGTACTGCGATCATAAAAAGTGTTTGAATTGTGGGATCGGGAATCAGATATTAAATACCAACAGATCATGA
- a CDS encoding zinc-dependent metalloprotease, translating into MNKLLLTLAFTAVAAGSIAQTRPDSTARRTAIPGGFAGAAQQRAQPKPYKSVITEKAVTRKGLFKTHKIDDKYYFEIGDSILNRDILVVARISRAGAEVRAADGYAGDQIGSTVIRFEKGPSNRIFLRKVSYRVYSPDSTKAMYRSVQRSNIQAIAAAFNIAAYSPDSKGSVIDMTDYINSDNEIFFFSSPQLKQRIRLGTQIADRSYIENVRSFSNNVEISTVKTYGLLAAASPFGRTTAPVPTAGGASAANGSVTVELNTSLLMLPKVPMKGRYFDPRVGYFTSNYTDFDLNPQGVKDVQLIARWRLEPKPEDMAKYKRGDLVEPKKQIVYYIDPTTPQKWIPYLIAGVNDWQKAFEKAGFKNAIVAKVAPTAKQDSTWSLDDASHSVIVYKPSETENASGPHISDPRSGEILETHINWYHNVMKLVHDWYMIQTAAVDPRSRKMTFDDKLMGDLIRFVSSHEVGHTLGLRHNYGSSSTVPVEKLRDKAWVEANGHTPSIMDYARFNYVAQPEDNITAKGLYPRIGDYDKWAIEWGYKYLGDKGPDAEKETLNKMTIESAKNRRLWFGTETNPDDPHSQNEDLSDNAMVASTYGIKNLQRIVVKLPEWTKETAEGYDDLENMYNQLTTQFGRYMGHVSKNIGGIYENPKTSDQAGPVYEYTPAATQREAMAFLDKQLFTTPTWMLDRTVLSNIGANPLQVVYTRQDAVLSRLVSARTFNKLIAFEASEGAKAYKVTDLMNDMQGNIFREVKSNQAIDVYRRNLQKLYVDKLIAMVKPAPANAAATQVVFGGRGGAVQRELEQTDAISVAKAQLRSIAALIKNSNVTDSMSSYHLQDLSDRIAEALDTKK; encoded by the coding sequence ATGAACAAACTATTACTCACCCTGGCATTTACGGCCGTGGCTGCGGGCAGTATTGCGCAAACCCGTCCCGACAGTACTGCACGCCGCACGGCTATACCCGGTGGCTTTGCCGGTGCCGCTCAGCAACGTGCGCAACCCAAGCCTTACAAAAGTGTGATTACCGAAAAGGCGGTGACCCGCAAAGGACTTTTCAAGACCCACAAGATCGACGACAAATATTACTTTGAGATCGGCGACAGTATCCTTAACCGTGATATATTGGTAGTGGCGCGTATATCACGCGCTGGTGCCGAGGTACGCGCAGCGGACGGCTATGCCGGCGACCAGATCGGCAGCACCGTGATCCGTTTTGAGAAAGGGCCAAGCAACCGCATCTTTTTGCGCAAGGTATCATACCGCGTGTACAGCCCTGATAGCACCAAAGCCATGTACCGTTCAGTGCAGCGCTCCAACATACAGGCTATTGCCGCGGCGTTCAACATCGCCGCTTACTCACCTGATTCGAAAGGTTCGGTGATCGACATGACCGATTACATCAACAGCGATAACGAGATCTTCTTCTTCAGCTCTCCGCAGTTGAAACAGCGCATCAGGCTGGGCACACAGATCGCCGACCGCAGCTATATAGAGAATGTTCGCAGCTTTTCGAACAATGTGGAGATCAGCACCGTGAAGACGTATGGTCTACTGGCAGCAGCATCGCCTTTCGGTCGTACGACTGCACCGGTACCTACCGCAGGCGGTGCCAGCGCGGCCAATGGCTCGGTGACCGTGGAACTGAACACCTCGTTGCTGATGTTACCTAAAGTGCCGATGAAGGGTCGTTATTTTGATCCGCGTGTAGGCTACTTCACCAGCAACTATACCGACTTTGACCTGAACCCTCAGGGCGTAAAGGATGTACAGCTGATCGCACGCTGGCGCCTGGAACCAAAACCCGAGGATATGGCCAAGTACAAACGCGGCGACCTGGTAGAGCCAAAAAAGCAGATCGTTTACTACATCGACCCTACCACTCCTCAAAAATGGATCCCGTACCTGATCGCCGGTGTTAACGATTGGCAAAAGGCGTTTGAAAAGGCTGGCTTTAAGAACGCCATAGTGGCTAAGGTGGCCCCTACCGCCAAGCAGGATAGTACCTGGAGTTTGGATGATGCCAGCCACTCGGTGATCGTTTACAAACCATCTGAAACGGAAAATGCCAGTGGTCCGCACATCTCTGACCCTCGCAGCGGCGAGATATTGGAGACACATATCAACTGGTACCACAACGTAATGAAACTGGTACATGATTGGTATATGATCCAAACTGCGGCAGTTGACCCTCGGTCCCGCAAAATGACCTTTGATGATAAATTGATGGGCGATCTGATCCGTTTCGTATCATCGCACGAGGTGGGCCACACTCTTGGTCTGCGCCACAACTACGGTTCAAGCTCTACCGTACCTGTCGAAAAACTTCGCGACAAGGCATGGGTCGAGGCCAATGGTCACACCCCATCCATCATGGACTACGCGCGCTTTAACTATGTGGCTCAACCTGAGGATAACATTACCGCTAAAGGCTTGTACCCACGTATCGGCGACTATGATAAATGGGCCATTGAATGGGGTTACAAATACCTGGGCGACAAAGGACCTGATGCCGAGAAAGAGACGTTAAATAAGATGACCATCGAAAGTGCCAAGAACCGCCGCTTGTGGTTCGGCACCGAGACCAACCCTGATGACCCTCACTCGCAAAACGAAGATCTGAGCGACAATGCCATGGTGGCCAGCACATACGGCATCAAGAACCTGCAACGCATCGTGGTAAAATTACCTGAGTGGACCAAAGAGACCGCCGAAGGTTACGATGACCTGGAGAACATGTACAACCAGCTGACCACTCAATTTGGCCGTTACATGGGCCATGTAAGCAAGAACATTGGCGGTATATATGAGAACCCTAAGACCAGCGATCAAGCCGGCCCGGTTTATGAATACACACCGGCCGCCACCCAGCGCGAGGCCATGGCTTTCCTGGATAAGCAACTATTTACCACCCCTACCTGGATGCTGGACCGTACCGTGTTAAGCAACATCGGCGCTAACCCATTGCAAGTGGTTTACACCCGCCAGGATGCCGTATTATCGCGTTTGGTGAGTGCACGTACCTTTAATAAGCTTATCGCCTTTGAGGCCAGCGAAGGTGCTAAGGCCTACAAGGTGACCGACCTGATGAACGATATGCAAGGCAACATCTTCCGTGAGGTGAAAAGCAACCAGGCCATTGATGTATACCGCCGCAACCTGCAAAAGCTTTATGTTGATAAGCTGATCGCTATGGTGAAGCCCGCCCCTGCCAACGCCGCTGCAACCCAAGTAGTGTTTGGTGGCCGTGGCGGTGCCGTTCAACGTGAATTAGAGCAAACGGATGCTATATCGGTAGCCAAAGCACAACTACGCTCGATAGCCGCGCTGATCAAGAACTCGAACGTTACTGACTCTATGAGCAGCTATCACTTACAAGATCTGAGCGATCGCATTGCCGAAGCGCTGGATACTAAAAAATAA
- a CDS encoding M20/M25/M40 family metallo-hydrolase — MKLKLNYLTYVPAVALLLATGTVHAQNSVIDQIVKEGNENSQLEKLAHELLDGIGPRLVGTPQMLKANEWALAKYKNWGISARNEKWGEWRGWERGISHIDMVYPRVKSLEATQLAWSPGMGNQTVTAELVILPEVADSVAFKAWLPKVKGKFVMISMAQPTGRPDYNWQEYATKEEFEKMKAARTAQTTAWQQRIKNTGYTAKTLPVALEEAGAAAVIINNWSAGFGVDKIFGANTKKVPTIDIALEDYGLLYRLTESGMKPKISIHTESKELGVVPTYNTIAEVKGSSKANEYVMLSAHFDSWDGGTGATDNGTGTLTMMEAMRILKKVYPKPKRTILVGHWGSEEQGLNGSRAFVEDHPEIVKNLQALFNQDNGTGRVVNLSGQGYAKAGEYLTRWLNAAPSYLRDSVKTSFPGAPGGGGSDFASFVAVGAPGFSLSSLSWSYGNYTWHTNRDTYDKIVFDEVRRNAILTAIMIYMASEDPEHTSTERAPLGNNPRTGQPMKWPEQTKATRRGGLDK; from the coding sequence ATGAAACTCAAACTAAACTATTTGACCTATGTACCTGCCGTAGCCCTGCTATTGGCAACAGGAACGGTGCATGCCCAGAATTCGGTGATCGATCAGATCGTGAAGGAGGGTAACGAGAACTCGCAGCTCGAAAAGCTTGCGCACGAATTGCTCGATGGCATCGGCCCCCGCCTGGTGGGTACGCCGCAAATGCTTAAAGCCAACGAATGGGCGCTTGCCAAGTACAAGAACTGGGGCATCTCTGCCCGTAACGAAAAGTGGGGTGAGTGGCGCGGATGGGAGCGTGGCATATCGCATATCGATATGGTATACCCACGCGTTAAGTCATTAGAGGCCACCCAACTGGCCTGGAGCCCCGGTATGGGTAATCAAACCGTTACTGCCGAGCTGGTGATCCTGCCCGAGGTGGCCGATTCAGTAGCTTTTAAAGCATGGTTGCCTAAGGTAAAAGGTAAGTTTGTAATGATATCGATGGCGCAGCCTACTGGCCGGCCCGACTATAACTGGCAGGAATATGCCACCAAAGAAGAGTTTGAGAAGATGAAGGCCGCGCGTACAGCGCAGACCACAGCCTGGCAACAGCGGATCAAGAACACTGGCTACACGGCTAAGACCTTGCCGGTGGCGTTGGAGGAAGCCGGAGCCGCTGCGGTGATCATCAATAACTGGTCGGCAGGATTTGGGGTGGATAAGATATTTGGTGCTAACACTAAAAAAGTGCCTACGATCGATATCGCACTGGAAGATTACGGTTTATTGTACCGTTTGACCGAAAGCGGCATGAAGCCAAAGATCAGCATACATACCGAATCGAAAGAATTGGGTGTGGTGCCTACCTACAACACCATCGCTGAGGTGAAAGGTTCGAGCAAAGCTAATGAGTATGTGATGCTATCGGCCCATTTTGACTCATGGGATGGCGGTACAGGCGCTACCGATAACGGTACCGGCACGTTAACCATGATGGAGGCTATGCGCATTCTTAAAAAGGTGTATCCAAAACCTAAGCGCACTATTTTAGTTGGCCATTGGGGTAGCGAGGAGCAGGGCCTGAACGGTTCACGCGCCTTTGTGGAGGACCATCCCGAGATCGTGAAGAATTTACAAGCACTTTTTAACCAGGATAACGGTACCGGTAGGGTAGTGAACCTTTCAGGCCAAGGCTATGCCAAGGCTGGCGAGTACCTGACCCGCTGGTTGAACGCGGCGCCATCATACCTGCGCGACTCGGTGAAGACCAGCTTCCCGGGTGCACCGGGCGGTGGCGGATCTGACTTTGCCTCATTTGTGGCAGTAGGCGCTCCGGGTTTTTCGTTAAGCTCGCTAAGTTGGAGCTATGGTAACTATACCTGGCATACCAACCGCGATACCTACGACAAGATAGTGTTCGACGAGGTTCGCCGTAACGCCATACTGACCGCCATCATGATCTACATGGCCAGCGAGGATCCTGAGCACACCTCCACCGAAAGGGCGCCACTGGGCAACAACCCACGTACCGGCCAACCCATGAAATGGCCAGAGCAAACCAAAGCTACCCGCCGTGGTGGTTTGGATAAGTAA
- the pelA gene encoding pectate lyase, protein MKHFWTSMILLGISGQVLAQRAVKIDVRMFASNAGHWYGIKDDHNVIGPKKDQPKYKPTQLREIGDNILLFQKNNGGWAKNYDIMAILTPVQKDSINNDKSNLNTTFDNGTSYTHVTGLAQIYEATQDQKYADGAIKGINFILDAQYGNGGWPQYFPLQKGYSRHITFNDDAYVGIMNTLKDIRDDRTRYGFVNGALRDRVSKAYDKGLECILNSQINDFGEVTAWCQQHDEVTLQPDWARAYEMPSICNAESAGIVQLLMDIDQPSARVVNAVKNAVNWFNESKIEGIRVKTVQAAPDTSRYTVSRVDRVVVQDPAAPPIWARFYELQTHRPIFCNRDGKIVYSLAEVARERRSGYGWYTYNPQKVLDRYPAWAKKWNVTE, encoded by the coding sequence ATGAAGCACTTTTGGACATCGATGATACTATTGGGTATCAGCGGACAGGTATTGGCTCAGCGCGCGGTGAAGATAGATGTGCGCATGTTCGCCAGCAATGCCGGCCACTGGTATGGGATCAAGGACGATCATAACGTGATCGGCCCTAAAAAGGACCAACCCAAATACAAACCTACCCAATTGCGCGAGATCGGCGACAATATCCTGCTCTTTCAAAAGAACAACGGTGGCTGGGCAAAGAACTACGACATCATGGCCATCCTTACCCCTGTCCAAAAGGATAGCATCAACAACGATAAAAGCAACCTGAACACCACCTTCGATAACGGCACCAGCTACACCCACGTTACCGGCCTGGCCCAGATATACGAGGCTACGCAAGATCAGAAATATGCGGATGGAGCCATCAAGGGCATCAACTTTATACTGGACGCTCAGTACGGCAACGGTGGCTGGCCGCAGTATTTCCCTTTACAAAAAGGCTATAGCAGACACATCACCTTTAATGATGATGCCTACGTGGGCATCATGAATACGCTAAAAGATATAAGAGACGACCGCACCCGCTATGGGTTCGTGAACGGTGCCCTGCGCGACCGGGTGAGCAAAGCGTACGACAAGGGCTTGGAGTGCATCCTGAATAGCCAGATCAATGATTTTGGTGAGGTGACCGCCTGGTGCCAGCAGCACGATGAAGTGACGCTACAGCCTGACTGGGCGCGTGCCTACGAGATGCCATCGATCTGTAACGCCGAGAGCGCTGGCATCGTGCAGCTACTCATGGATATCGATCAGCCATCTGCAAGAGTGGTCAATGCAGTGAAGAACGCCGTGAACTGGTTCAATGAATCGAAGATCGAAGGCATCAGGGTCAAGACCGTTCAGGCAGCGCCTGATACCAGCCGCTATACCGTATCACGAGTGGACCGCGTGGTAGTGCAAGACCCTGCCGCTCCTCCTATTTGGGCCCGCTTTTATGAACTGCAGACCCACCGCCCGATATTTTGCAACCGCGACGGCAAGATCGTGTACTCGCTGGCCGAGGTAGCGCGCGAACGTCGCTCTGGTTATGGCTGGTACACCTACAACCCGCAAAAAGTGCTCGACCGCTATCCTGCCTGGGCTAAAAAATGGAACGTAACAGAATAG
- a CDS encoding DEAD/DEAH box helicase — MTFNDLDFNEQLAEGLLSMGYKTPTAIQQMAIPVIMEGKDVIACAQTGTGKTASYLLPVLNMIGAHPNHQIKALILAPTRELAQQIDQQVEGLAYFTEISSMAVFGGGDGMAYAQQKRGIDNKVDILIATPGRLISFLASGSLKLNHLEYLVLDEADRMLDMGFQEDIMRIISYLPAKRQTLLFSATMPSRIRQLARTILHEPEQINIAISQPAVGIKQQIYKVHDEQKTKLLSGILKSGAFTSIIVFSSTKDRVKSLDKELRGSGINAKAFHSDIKQDEREDILLEFKNRQLPVIIGTDALSRGIDVEGIDLVVNYDVPPDPEDYIHRIGRTARAATTGTAITFVNQRDMRRFQSIQQLIEREIEELTLPPELGEAPKFKEEANNRPRNSRGGGNRGRGGRNNGKGGKRRPNSGPKQQSSNG, encoded by the coding sequence GTGACCTTTAACGACCTTGATTTTAATGAACAGTTAGCCGAAGGCCTGCTGAGCATGGGGTACAAGACCCCGACCGCCATACAGCAAATGGCCATCCCGGTGATCATGGAGGGTAAGGATGTGATCGCCTGTGCCCAAACAGGTACCGGTAAAACCGCATCATACCTGCTGCCGGTATTGAATATGATCGGTGCGCACCCTAACCACCAGATCAAAGCCCTTATACTGGCACCCACCCGCGAACTTGCCCAACAAATAGACCAGCAGGTAGAAGGCCTGGCATACTTTACCGAGATCAGCTCCATGGCTGTTTTTGGTGGCGGCGATGGTATGGCCTATGCCCAGCAAAAGCGCGGCATCGATAACAAGGTGGATATTTTGATCGCTACCCCGGGTAGGCTGATCTCGTTCCTGGCGTCAGGCTCCTTGAAACTTAACCATTTAGAATATTTGGTGCTGGATGAGGCCGACCGCATGCTTGACATGGGTTTCCAGGAAGATATCATGCGTATCATCAGCTATTTGCCCGCCAAACGTCAAACGCTTCTCTTCTCGGCCACCATGCCGAGCCGCATCAGGCAACTGGCGCGTACCATATTGCACGAGCCTGAGCAGATCAACATCGCTATTTCGCAACCGGCCGTTGGTATCAAACAACAGATCTATAAAGTTCACGATGAGCAAAAGACCAAGCTGCTTTCGGGTATCCTGAAAAGCGGGGCCTTTACCAGCATCATCGTGTTCTCATCAACTAAAGACCGTGTTAAATCGCTTGATAAAGAGCTGCGCGGTTCAGGCATCAATGCTAAAGCTTTCCATTCCGACATTAAACAGGACGAGCGTGAGGACATCTTATTGGAGTTCAAGAACAGGCAACTGCCCGTGATCATTGGTACCGATGCGCTATCGCGCGGTATAGATGTGGAAGGTATAGACCTGGTGGTGAACTACGATGTGCCGCCCGACCCTGAGGACTACATACACCGGATAGGCCGTACCGCACGTGCTGCAACCACGGGTACCGCTATCACCTTTGTGAATCAGCGCGATATGCGCCGTTTCCAGAGCATACAGCAACTGATCGAACGCGAGATCGAGGAACTGACCCTGCCACCTGAATTGGGTGAAGCGCCGAAATTCAAGGAGGAGGCCAACAATCGTCCGCGTAACAGCAGGGGCGGGGGTAACCGTGGCAGAGGCGGCCGTAATAATGGTAAAGGCGGTAAGCGCCGTCCTAACAGCGGACCTAAACAGCAGTCGAGCAACGGTTAA
- a CDS encoding response regulator, translated as MDTRQRTILIADDDKAIVDAMKAILDHSGYEVLSVTDGTSVMQAVKAQPDLILLDIQMPGHDGLMVCKQLKRQASTKDIPVIIVSASLDIQSKAADCGADDHLAKPFEMEVLQEKVSNLLQRVL; from the coding sequence ATGGATACCAGGCAAAGAACGATATTGATCGCAGATGATGACAAGGCTATCGTTGACGCAATGAAAGCTATACTTGATCATTCGGGGTATGAGGTATTGTCGGTCACTGATGGTACATCGGTGATGCAGGCCGTAAAAGCACAGCCTGACCTGATCCTGCTGGATATTCAAATGCCCGGTCATGACGGCCTCATGGTGTGCAAACAGCTTAAACGCCAGGCCTCTACCAAAGACATACCGGTCATCATCGTATCGGCCAGTCTGGACATCCAAAGCAAGGCCGCCGATTGTGGTGCCGACGATCATTTGGCCAAGCCATTTGAGATGGAAGTGTTGCAGGAAAAGGTATCTAACCTGCTGCAACGCGTATTGTGA
- a CDS encoding YitT family protein gives MKVTKEKLVIDWLLIILGMFSACLGLKGFLLSSHFIDGGVTGISILLANITDVPLAILIFVLNIPFLILGYKRMGLNFAIKSLIGITGLSLCLAFINFPDITPDKLLTAVFGGFFIGVGIGFAMRGGAVLDGTEIAALLLSKKAQLLKVSDVVLIFNVLIFGAAAFLLSIESALYSILTYIAATKTMDLILNGIEQYTGITVISLKSEVIRKVITMQLGRGVTIYNGKSGYGKDGQVNDPRDIIFTVVTRLEVPALKERVLKVDPAAFIIQHSIDDTTGGLMKRRALH, from the coding sequence ATGAAAGTAACCAAAGAAAAATTAGTGATCGATTGGCTTTTGATAATCCTAGGCATGTTCTCGGCCTGCCTTGGGCTTAAAGGATTCCTGTTATCGAGCCACTTTATAGATGGAGGAGTTACCGGCATCTCCATCTTGCTGGCCAACATCACCGATGTACCGCTGGCCATCCTGATCTTTGTGCTCAATATACCTTTTTTGATCCTGGGTTACAAGCGGATGGGCCTCAATTTCGCCATTAAATCGCTCATTGGCATCACCGGGCTATCGCTATGCCTGGCGTTCATCAATTTCCCCGACATTACGCCCGATAAATTACTTACCGCGGTATTTGGCGGCTTTTTCATTGGCGTGGGTATAGGCTTCGCCATGCGCGGAGGCGCGGTGCTTGATGGTACCGAGATAGCTGCCCTACTACTCAGCAAAAAAGCGCAATTGCTGAAGGTGAGCGATGTGGTGCTGATCTTCAATGTACTGATCTTTGGTGCGGCAGCTTTTCTGCTCAGCATCGAATCGGCCCTCTATTCTATCCTGACCTATATTGCCGCCACCAAGACCATGGACCTCATCCTGAATGGTATAGAACAGTATACAGGCATCACGGTGATATCACTCAAGAGCGAGGTGATCCGCAAGGTGATCACTATGCAGTTAGGCCGTGGCGTGACCATTTACAACGGTAAAAGCGGTTATGGTAAAGACGGGCAGGTGAACGACCCGCGGGATATCATTTTCACGGTGGTGACCCGTTTAGAGGTACCGGCCTTGAAAGAGCGGGTCTTAAAGGTAGATCCGGCCGCGTTCATCATTCAGCATAGCATTGATGATACCACAGGCGGTTTAATGAAACGCCGGGCGCTGCACTAA